One Perognathus longimembris pacificus isolate PPM17 chromosome 2, ASM2315922v1, whole genome shotgun sequence DNA segment encodes these proteins:
- the Nampt gene encoding nicotinamide phosphoribosyltransferase, which produces MNAAAEAEFNILLATDSYKVTHYKQYPPNTSKVYSYFECREKKTENSKVRKVKYEETVFYGLQYILNKYLKGKVVTKEKIQEAKEVYKEHFQDDVFNEKGWNYILEKYDGHLPIEVKAVPEGSVIPRGNVLFTVENTDPECYWLTNWIETILVQSWYPITVATNSREQKKILAKYLLETSGNLDGLEYKLHDFGYRGVSSQETAGIGASAHLVNFKGTDTVAGIALIKKYYGTKDPVPGYSVPAAEHSTITAWGKDHEKDAFEHIVTQFSSVPVSVVSDSYDIYNACEKIWGEDLRHLIVSRSAEAPLIIRPDSGNPLDTVLKVLDILGKKFPVIENSKGYKLLPPYLRVIQGDGVDINTLQEIVEGMKQKKWSIENVSFGSGGALLQKLTRDLLNCSFKCSYVVTNGLGINVFKDPVADPNKRSKKGRLSLHRTPAGNFVTLEEGKGDLEEYGHDLLHTVFKNGKVTKSYSFDEVRKNAQLNMELEAAPH; this is translated from the exons GTTACTCACTATAAACAATACCCACCCAACACAAGCAAAGTTTATTCCTACTTTGAATGCcgtgaaaagaagacagaaaactcCAAAGTAAGGAAAGTGAAATACGAGGAAACAGTATTTTATGGGTTGCAGTACATTCTTAATAAGTACTTAAAAG GTAAAGTAGtgaccaaagaaaaaatccaggaAGCCAAAGAGGTGTACAAAGAACATTTCCAAGATGATGTCTTTAATGAAAAGGGATGGAACTACATTCTTGAG AAATATGATGGTCATCTTCCAATAGAAGTGAAGGCTGTGCCTGAGGGTTCTGTCATTCCCCGAGGAAATGTTCTCTTCACAGTGGAAAACACAGATCCAGAGTGCTACTGGCTTACAAACTGGATTgag ACTATTCTTGTTCAATCCTGGTATCCAATCACAGTGGCCACAAATTCAAGGGAGCAGAAGAAAATATTGGCCAAATACTTATTAGAAACTTCTGGAAACTTAGATGGTCTGGAATATAAGTTACACGATTTTGGCTACAGAGGAGTCTCTTCCCAAGAG ACTGCTGGCATTGGGGCATCTGCTCATTTGGTTAACTTCAAAGGAACAGATACAGTAGCAGGAATTGCTCTAATTAAGAAATATTATGGAACAAAAGATCCTGTTCCAGGCTATTCTGTACCAGCAGCAGAACACag tacCATAACAGCTTGGGGGAAAGATCATGAAAAAGACGCTTTTGAACATATAGTGACACAGTTTTCATCAGTGCCTGTATCTGTGGTCAGTGATAGCTATGACATTTATAATGCATGTGAGAAAATATGGGGTGAAGATCTAAGACATTTAATAGTATCAAGAAGTGCAGAGGCACCACTGATAATCAGACCGGATTCTGGAAATCCCCTGGACACTGTATTAAAG GTTTTGGATATTTTAGGTAAGAAGTTTCCTGTCATTGAGAACTCCAAGGGCTACAAGTTGTTGCCACCTTATCTCAGAGTCATTCAAGGGGATGGAGTCGATATTAATACCTTACAGGAG ATTGTAGAAGGCATGAAACAAAAGAAGTGGAGTATTGAAAATGTTTCCTTTGGTTCTGGTGGAGCTTTGCTACAGAAGTTGACAAGAGATCTATTGAATTGTTCCTTTAAGTGTAGCTATGTTGTAACCAATGGCCTTGGG ATTAATGTCTTCAAGGACCCAGTTGCTGATCCCAACAAAAGGTCCAAAAAGGGCCGATTATCTCTACATAGGACACCAGCTGGGAATTTTGTTAcactggaggaaggaaaaggagacctAGAAGAATATGGTCAC GATCTTCTCCATACAGTTTTCAAGAATGGGAAGGTGACGAAAAGCTACTCCTTTGATGAAGTCAGAAAAAATGCACAGCTGAATATGGAACTGGAAGCAGCACCTCATTAG